A genome region from Arachidicoccus soli includes the following:
- a CDS encoding YhcH/YjgK/YiaL family protein has product MIIDSLQNAKKYASLHPLFAKAFTFLENKDLNSLEEGKSEISDGLKLIVSNGNGKTAEESLKKFECHDKNIDIQICIKGSETIAWKPREKCSHPNGEYNPEKDVRHFNDEPDMCFQLNDNQFVIFYPEDVHAPMIGEGTIKKIVFKVKI; this is encoded by the coding sequence ATGATTATAGATTCTTTACAGAATGCCAAAAAATATGCGAGCTTACATCCACTATTTGCTAAAGCATTTACATTTCTTGAAAACAAAGATTTGAATTCCTTAGAAGAGGGAAAATCTGAAATTTCTGATGGTTTAAAATTAATTGTAAGCAATGGAAACGGAAAAACTGCGGAAGAAAGTTTAAAGAAATTTGAATGCCACGATAAGAATATCGATATTCAAATTTGTATAAAAGGTTCAGAAACCATTGCCTGGAAACCAAGAGAAAAATGCAGTCATCCAAACGGTGAATATAATCCTGAAAAAGATGTTCGTCATTTCAATGATGAACCGGATATGTGTTTTCAATTAAATGATAATCAGTTTGTTATTTTCTATCCAGAAGATGTTCACGCACCAATGATCGGCGAGGGCACCATAAAAAAAATAGTATTTAAAGTTAAAATTTAA
- a CDS encoding sugar kinase, which translates to MSKKVVTFGEIMLRLAPQGFLRFSQADNFDVVYGGGESNVAVSLANYGIPVDFVTRLPKNDIGQCAMMEMRKRGVGVDKIVWGGDRLGIYFLETGAVSRGSKVVYDRAHSAMSEIQLGMINWEKVFEGVDWFHWTGITPAISQSSADVCLEAVKVASKLGITISTDLNYRAKLWKYGGDREAIMTELTSHCDIILGNEEDAEMHFGIKPEGAAVQTHGHDVKAEAFLSVCQQMMKKFPKAKKVITTLRGSISASHNTWAGVLYDGKEMLQTRQYQITDIVDRVGGGDSFMGGLIYGLLTYPDNDQNALDFAVAASCLKHTIKGDANLVTVDEVNKLMGGDASGRVAR; encoded by the coding sequence ATGTCAAAAAAAGTAGTAACATTTGGTGAAATCATGTTGAGATTGGCCCCTCAAGGATTTTTAAGATTTTCACAAGCAGATAATTTTGATGTCGTTTATGGTGGTGGAGAATCCAATGTCGCTGTCTCACTGGCGAATTATGGAATTCCTGTCGATTTTGTAACCCGTTTACCAAAAAATGATATTGGCCAATGCGCAATGATGGAAATGCGCAAAAGAGGCGTTGGCGTGGATAAAATTGTTTGGGGAGGGGATCGTTTAGGCATCTATTTTCTTGAAACCGGTGCGGTCAGCAGAGGTAGTAAAGTCGTTTATGACAGAGCACATTCTGCAATGTCTGAAATACAGTTAGGGATGATCAATTGGGAAAAGGTTTTTGAAGGTGTAGATTGGTTTCATTGGACGGGAATTACACCGGCAATTTCTCAAAGTTCTGCAGATGTTTGTTTGGAAGCGGTAAAAGTTGCGAGTAAACTTGGAATTACCATTTCAACAGATTTAAATTATCGGGCAAAACTTTGGAAATATGGTGGCGACAGAGAGGCAATTATGACGGAATTAACTTCACATTGTGACATTATTTTAGGAAATGAAGAAGATGCAGAAATGCATTTCGGAATAAAACCAGAAGGAGCAGCTGTTCAAACGCACGGTCATGACGTTAAAGCAGAAGCATTTTTATCGGTTTGTCAGCAAATGATGAAAAAATTCCCCAAAGCAAAAAAAGTAATTACTACTTTAAGAGGTTCAATTTCCGCCTCGCACAACACTTGGGCAGGCGTTTTATACGATGGCAAAGAAATGTTGCAAACGCGTCAGTATCAAATTACAGATATTGTTGACAGAGTGGGCGGAGGAGATTCATTTATGGGAGGACTAATTTACGGGCTTTTAACTTATCCTGATAATGACCAGAACGCCTTAGATTTTGCAGTTGCAGCATCTTGTTTGAAACATACCATAAAGGGTGATGCCAATCTGGTAACAGTAGATGAGGTGAATAAATTAATGGGAGGCGATGCTTCAGGAAGAGTTGCAAGATAA
- a CDS encoding beta/alpha barrel domain-containing protein, whose translation MSNIQKVSNAIVQQGILPLYFNADEQVTLDVLKSIYKAGIRAVEYTNRGEAALKNFAKMVALRNAEMPDLLLGIGTIKNLEQAKDFEKAGADFYISPGFVPEVANYLLSKDLFYSPGCMTPGEIIAAENAGVGFIKLFPGNMLGPSFLSGIKDIFPKLLFMPTGGVDTTRESIESWYKAGVSAVGMGSKLISKKLMESKDYTTIESDTKIVLELIQDIKRR comes from the coding sequence ATGAGCAACATACAAAAAGTTTCAAATGCAATTGTTCAACAGGGAATTCTTCCATTGTATTTTAATGCAGATGAACAAGTCACGTTGGATGTTTTAAAAAGTATTTATAAAGCAGGTATTAGAGCTGTAGAATATACCAATCGAGGCGAAGCTGCTCTGAAAAATTTCGCTAAAATGGTTGCCTTAAGAAATGCAGAAATGCCTGATTTACTTTTGGGTATTGGTACCATAAAGAATTTAGAACAAGCTAAAGATTTTGAAAAAGCAGGCGCAGATTTTTACATCAGCCCTGGTTTTGTTCCAGAAGTTGCAAATTATTTGCTATCAAAGGATTTATTTTATAGTCCGGGTTGTATGACGCCAGGTGAAATTATCGCTGCCGAAAATGCTGGGGTAGGATTTATAAAATTATTCCCAGGCAATATGCTTGGCCCAAGTTTTTTAAGTGGCATCAAAGATATTTTCCCAAAATTATTATTTATGCCAACAGGTGGCGTAGATACTACCAGAGAGAGCATTGAAAGCTGGTACAAAGCTGGTGTTTCTGCAGTAGGTATGGGAAGCAAATTGATTAGTAAAAAATTAATGGAGTCAAAAGATTATACAACTATCGAATCTGACACCAAAATAGTTTTAGAATTGATTCAAGATATCAAACGAAGATAA
- the uxaC gene encoding glucuronate isomerase, whose protein sequence is MKPFLNKDFLLETETAKSLYHNVASKMPIIDYHCHLSPELIAQDYQFKNITEAWLGGDHYKWRAMRANGIDESYITGVKSPEEKFAKWAETVPYTMRNPLYHWTHLELQRYFGVSEILNKQSSAIIYDTTSGLLQTPEYSVRNLLIKMNVKVVCTTDDPCDDLRFHQQLKKEGFEIPILPAFRPDAAMNVDNIKVFNQYIEKLEKIGNVSISNFNDYIASLKFRHDYFDANGCGVSDHGLEEIYADDYTQREIEMIFDKIRSGKDISPQENRQFKSAMLMQFAEWDFEKDWVQQYHLGAIRNNNMRLQNILGADVGCDSIGDFKQARSLSKFLNRLDERGHLAKTILYNLNPADNELFATMAGNFNDGKTIGKVQYGAAWWFLDQKDGMTKQINDLSNLGLLSRFVGMLTDSRSFLSFPRHEYFRRILCNLFGNEIENGEIPNDKEWMEEMMTNICFNNAKNYFGWNGII, encoded by the coding sequence ATGAAACCATTTTTGAATAAAGATTTCCTTTTGGAAACGGAAACAGCTAAATCTCTATATCACAATGTGGCATCTAAAATGCCTATAATCGATTATCACTGTCATCTTTCACCTGAGTTAATTGCCCAGGATTATCAATTTAAAAATATTACAGAGGCCTGGCTGGGAGGTGATCACTATAAATGGCGGGCAATGCGGGCCAACGGCATAGATGAAAGTTATATTACTGGTGTTAAATCGCCGGAAGAAAAATTTGCCAAGTGGGCAGAAACGGTGCCTTATACAATGCGCAATCCTTTATATCATTGGACACATTTAGAATTGCAACGGTACTTTGGGGTATCAGAAATATTAAATAAGCAATCCTCCGCTATTATCTATGATACAACTTCAGGGTTATTACAAACGCCGGAATATTCGGTCCGCAACCTCTTAATAAAGATGAATGTAAAGGTTGTATGCACCACAGATGACCCTTGTGATGATTTGCGTTTTCATCAGCAACTAAAGAAAGAAGGATTTGAAATCCCTATCCTGCCGGCATTCCGACCCGATGCGGCAATGAATGTGGATAATATTAAAGTCTTTAATCAGTATATTGAAAAATTAGAAAAAATTGGAAACGTTTCCATATCCAATTTTAATGATTATATTGCATCCCTAAAATTCAGGCATGATTACTTTGACGCGAATGGCTGTGGTGTTTCGGATCATGGGTTGGAAGAGATATACGCAGATGATTATACTCAAAGAGAAATTGAAATGATCTTTGACAAGATAAGATCAGGAAAGGATATCAGTCCGCAGGAAAACAGGCAATTTAAATCTGCGATGCTGATGCAATTTGCTGAATGGGATTTTGAAAAAGATTGGGTGCAACAATATCATTTAGGCGCAATACGTAACAATAACATGCGTTTGCAAAATATATTGGGTGCCGATGTAGGATGTGACTCGATCGGAGATTTTAAGCAAGCAAGATCATTGTCGAAGTTCTTAAATAGATTGGATGAAAGGGGTCACCTGGCAAAAACTATTTTGTACAATTTGAACCCGGCTGATAATGAATTATTTGCTACGATGGCGGGTAATTTTAATGATGGAAAAACGATTGGGAAAGTGCAATATGGCGCAGCTTGGTGGTTTCTGGATCAGAAAGATGGTATGACCAAGCAAATAAATGATTTGTCGAATTTGGGTTTATTGAGTCGTTTTGTTGGGATGCTTACAGATTCGCGTAGTTTTCTTTCTTTCCCAAGACATGAATATTTCAGAAGAATATTGTGTAATTTATTTGGTAATGAAATTGAAAATGGCGAGATACCCAATGACAAAGAATGGATGGAAGAAATGATGACAAATATTTGTTTTAATAATGCGAAAAATTATTTTGGTTGGAATGGTATTATTTAA